The following coding sequences are from one bacterium window:
- the cax gene encoding calcium/proton exchanger: protein MKYGAVLLVFLPAAAASLYLGGPAVFTFFAAAVALVYLAAAMGWATEVLASRAGPTVGGLLNATLGNAAEFIIALVGIRAGLAVVVKASLTGSILGNSLLVLGAAFVAGGLRHKEQKFNARAASMGATLMVVAVSALLMPSLLHFIGRAGEISEHRLSLAISVVLLVAYGASIVFSLVTHRHAFPHHCDARPPRGKRFSWAVAVLVLTTAGIVAAAEILVSVIEATAHALGWGEVFIGIVVIAIAGNAAEHFAAVLVAWRNRMDLALTITQGSSMQIALLVAPLVVIISYVWPKPLDLIFTPLEVAAVALSMLIVPLITADGESNWLEGLLLLALYAIIAVTFFFAG, encoded by the coding sequence GTGAAATACGGCGCCGTACTCCTGGTATTCTTGCCGGCGGCGGCCGCGTCGTTATATCTCGGCGGGCCGGCGGTGTTCACGTTCTTCGCCGCCGCGGTGGCGCTGGTGTACCTCGCCGCGGCCATGGGATGGGCCACGGAGGTCCTGGCGTCGCGCGCCGGGCCCACCGTCGGCGGCCTGCTCAACGCTACGCTCGGCAACGCCGCGGAGTTCATAATTGCGCTGGTCGGCATCCGCGCCGGCCTGGCCGTCGTCGTCAAGGCGTCGCTGACGGGTTCCATCCTGGGGAACTCGCTGTTGGTCCTGGGTGCGGCCTTCGTCGCCGGCGGCCTGCGCCACAAGGAACAGAAGTTCAACGCCCGGGCGGCGAGCATGGGCGCGACGCTGATGGTGGTGGCGGTGTCGGCGCTCCTTATGCCGTCCTTGTTGCACTTCATCGGCCGGGCGGGAGAGATATCTGAGCACCGCCTTAGCCTCGCGATATCCGTAGTCTTGCTCGTCGCGTACGGCGCGAGCATCGTCTTCTCGCTCGTAACCCACCGCCACGCTTTCCCCCACCACTGCGACGCCCGGCCGCCTCGCGGCAAGCGGTTCTCGTGGGCGGTGGCCGTACTGGTTCTCACGACGGCGGGCATCGTCGCCGCCGCCGAAATCCTGGTAAGCGTCATCGAGGCCACGGCGCACGCGCTTGGCTGGGGCGAGGTATTCATCGGCATCGTGGTCATCGCGATAGCGGGCAACGCCGCGGAGCACTTCGCGGCGGTACTCGTCGCCTGGCGCAACCGCATGGACCTCGCGCTCACCATAACGCAGGGCTCGTCGATGCAAATCGCGCTGCTGGTGGCGCCGCTCGTCGTCATCATCAGCTACGTGTGGCCCAAACCCCTCGACCTCATCTTCACGCCGCTGGAGGTCGCCGCGGTGGCGCTCTCGATGCTCATCGTGCCGCTCATCACGGCCGACGGCGAGAGCAACTGGCTCGAGGGTTTGCTGCTGTTGGCGCTGTACGCCATCATCGCCGTAACGTTCTTCTTCGCGGGTTAA
- the thiL gene encoding thiamine-phosphate kinase has translation MKKEINLRDVGEAGILARIFERLPAQGAGVLVGPGDDAAALAASGDDAVVFASDAMVESVHFDLAFTTPADVGWRLTCANLSDLAAMGAEPWAAVISVAAPAATPAAQLEGFFGGAAALASREGLALVGGDVVASPSHLFFAMAILGKAPGGAFLTRASASPGDLLYVSGELGLAQAGLHLLAGEGECRPSAAGAATARYRRPTPRLELGRLLRRRVPRAAVIDTSDSLSESAAHVARASAVGVAVDAASLPIAEAARDVAGSRGEDAVTYATAAGEDFELLFTCPRTEAAALTQAAAEKGIKVTPIGATTEEAEGVVLVRNGDVEPMAPRGYAHF, from the coding sequence GTGAAAAAGGAAATAAATTTACGCGACGTCGGCGAGGCCGGGATACTGGCCCGGATATTCGAGCGGCTGCCGGCTCAGGGCGCCGGCGTCCTGGTGGGGCCGGGGGACGACGCCGCGGCGCTCGCCGCCAGCGGCGACGATGCCGTCGTCTTCGCCTCCGACGCGATGGTGGAGAGCGTCCACTTCGACCTGGCGTTCACGACGCCCGCGGACGTCGGGTGGCGTCTGACGTGCGCCAACCTGTCGGACCTGGCTGCCATGGGCGCCGAGCCGTGGGCGGCGGTAATATCGGTTGCGGCGCCGGCCGCCACCCCCGCGGCGCAGCTGGAGGGCTTCTTCGGCGGCGCGGCGGCGCTCGCCTCGCGCGAGGGGCTGGCGCTGGTGGGCGGCGACGTCGTCGCCAGCCCTTCGCACCTGTTCTTCGCGATGGCGATACTGGGCAAAGCGCCGGGGGGCGCGTTCCTCACCCGGGCGAGCGCGTCGCCGGGGGATTTGCTCTACGTAAGCGGCGAGCTGGGTTTGGCGCAGGCGGGTTTGCACTTGTTGGCCGGGGAGGGGGAGTGCCGGCCGTCCGCGGCGGGCGCGGCGACGGCGCGCTACCGGCGGCCCACGCCGCGCCTCGAGCTGGGGCGTTTACTCCGCCGGCGGGTGCCCCGGGCCGCGGTCATAGACACCTCCGACAGCCTCTCCGAATCGGCGGCGCACGTCGCCCGGGCGTCGGCGGTGGGGGTAGCGGTGGACGCGGCCTCGCTACCCATCGCCGAGGCGGCGCGGGACGTCGCCGGCTCGAGGGGCGAGGATGCGGTAACGTACGCCACGGCCGCGGGCGAGGATTTCGAGCTCCTATTCACCTGTCCGCGAACCGAGGCCGCGGCGCTTACGCAGGCCGCGGCCGAAAAAGGCATAAAGGTTACGCCAATAGGGGCAACTACCGAGGAGGCGGAGGGCGTCGTGCTAGTGCGGAACGGCGACGTCGAGCCGATGGCGCCGCGCGGGTACGCTCATTTCTGA
- a CDS encoding PHP-associated domain-containing protein, with translation MLVKADLHIHSSASYDSRSEPWAIVATCLRRGLGAFAVADHNALDGSLAAAELVASDEFADFMELHYPGRPRPKAVVAQEINTLDGEAMGMFISRPLTRGLPLAETIAEIHEQGGLVNVPHPFARIAHRRPRLDFMERYAGDVDVVEVYNARNIYADDDKLALDFARRYNLGRSAGSDAHLRGEIGRGFVMMADFDGPASFLESLRKAVPGGRKTPPLVPLATWFRNFPAALADMRLQYRLTGRP, from the coding sequence ATGTTGGTAAAAGCCGACCTTCATATCCATTCCTCGGCCTCCTACGATTCCCGCTCGGAACCGTGGGCTATCGTGGCCACCTGCCTGCGACGGGGCCTGGGCGCCTTCGCCGTCGCCGACCATAACGCCCTCGACGGCTCGCTGGCCGCGGCGGAGCTGGTCGCCTCCGACGAGTTCGCCGACTTCATGGAGCTCCATTACCCGGGCCGGCCGCGCCCCAAGGCGGTCGTGGCGCAAGAGATCAACACCCTGGACGGCGAAGCGATGGGGATGTTCATATCGCGGCCGCTGACCCGCGGCCTTCCGCTGGCCGAGACCATCGCCGAGATACACGAGCAGGGCGGCTTAGTCAACGTACCGCACCCGTTCGCGCGCATCGCGCACCGGCGGCCCCGCCTCGATTTCATGGAGCGTTACGCGGGCGACGTCGACGTCGTCGAGGTATACAACGCCCGCAACATCTACGCCGACGACGATAAGCTGGCGCTCGACTTCGCCCGGCGCTACAACCTCGGCCGAAGCGCCGGCTCCGACGCGCACCTGCGCGGCGAGATAGGCCGCGGCTTCGTAATGATGGCCGATTTCGACGGGCCCGCCTCTTTTTTAGAATCGCTCCGGAAAGCGGTGCCCGGCGGCCGGAAAACGCCGCCGCTGGTCCCGCTCGCGACGTGGTTCCGCAACTTCCCGGCGGCGCTGGCCGACATGCGCCTCCAATACCGGTTGACGGGTCGCCCTTAG
- a CDS encoding outer membrane beta-barrel protein, whose amino-acid sequence MTIKSAFRLTLAAAVAILVAAAAAGALVRLGAGASAGFAFPAGAFDHDAKAAPGGSVRLYGNLFHWLTLEGGADLYLPFDAERDDGVGETHMTSYKVGLIYKVHMGVFMPFVAGGYAVFDERIKREKGWEDVASHGFYVGPGLEYYFTERFSAFGMLGYNRTFDNARTSDRDTQYVKLDFGLNYYYW is encoded by the coding sequence ATGACTATTAAATCCGCGTTTAGGTTAACCCTCGCCGCCGCGGTTGCGATTTTGGTCGCCGCCGCGGCCGCGGGCGCGCTCGTCCGGCTGGGCGCGGGGGCTTCGGCCGGGTTCGCGTTTCCGGCCGGCGCCTTCGACCACGACGCCAAGGCCGCGCCCGGGGGCAGCGTGCGGCTCTACGGCAACCTCTTCCACTGGCTCACGCTCGAGGGAGGCGCCGACCTGTACCTCCCGTTCGACGCCGAGAGGGACGACGGCGTCGGCGAAACCCATATGACGTCGTACAAAGTCGGCCTCATCTACAAGGTCCATATGGGCGTGTTCATGCCGTTCGTAGCCGGCGGCTACGCCGTCTTCGACGAGCGCATAAAGCGCGAGAAGGGGTGGGAGGACGTCGCGTCCCACGGCTTCTACGTCGGCCCGGGCCTGGAGTACTACTTCACGGAGCGCTTCTCGGCCTTCGGCATGCTGGGTTATAACCGGACCTTCGACAACGCCCGGACCTCGGACCGCGACACGCAGTACGTCAAGCTGGACTTCGGCCTGAACTACTATTACTGGTAG
- a CDS encoding MFS transporter, with the protein MRKYLVLLGSILIQTCLGGIYAWSVFAPALHGDYGLSMGATQLIFGICIASFTLAMIFAGRWQERRGPRLVAALGGVLFAAGYVIAAASRGNLFLLILGVGIVAGAGIGFGYVCPIATCIKWFPKQKGFVTGLAVAGFGGGAVLLSSLASALFARGFDVLEIFRYVGLAYGAAIILAALLLFVPAQVREEAQKAAGIPAGALFRDGRFWLLFGGMFAGTFAGLLTIGNLKPIGLAGGVAAGLATTAISSLALGNACGRILWGVISDKIQGRAIPLSLGFLTLAVAALVPLSRFGWPFVATAFAVGFGFGACFVLYAAAVAHVFGPGEVGRSYPLVFLSYGISGTLGPTFGGRLFDVTGGYTTALVVAAALAAAGALAYLIFSRKLFRA; encoded by the coding sequence ATGAGAAAATACTTAGTCTTGCTGGGGTCGATTTTGATTCAAACCTGCCTGGGCGGCATCTACGCGTGGAGCGTGTTCGCGCCGGCGCTGCACGGCGACTACGGCCTTTCGATGGGCGCGACGCAACTCATCTTCGGCATCTGCATCGCCTCGTTCACGCTCGCGATGATCTTCGCCGGGCGCTGGCAGGAGCGGCGCGGCCCCCGGCTGGTCGCGGCCCTCGGCGGCGTGCTGTTCGCCGCGGGTTACGTAATTGCCGCCGCTTCCCGCGGCAACCTGTTTTTGTTAATCCTGGGTGTGGGCATCGTAGCGGGCGCCGGCATCGGCTTCGGCTACGTGTGCCCCATCGCGACGTGCATCAAGTGGTTCCCGAAGCAAAAAGGGTTCGTAACGGGGCTCGCGGTCGCGGGCTTCGGCGGCGGCGCGGTGCTGTTGTCCTCGCTCGCTTCGGCCCTCTTCGCCCGGGGCTTCGACGTCCTCGAGATATTCCGGTACGTCGGCCTGGCGTACGGCGCGGCCATCATCCTGGCCGCCCTCTTGCTCTTCGTTCCGGCGCAGGTTCGGGAAGAGGCCCAAAAGGCGGCCGGCATCCCGGCCGGGGCGCTCTTCCGCGACGGCCGCTTCTGGCTGCTGTTCGGCGGGATGTTCGCCGGGACCTTCGCCGGCCTGTTGACCATCGGCAACCTCAAGCCCATCGGCCTAGCGGGCGGCGTGGCCGCCGGCCTGGCGACGACGGCGATAAGCTCGCTCGCGCTCGGCAACGCCTGCGGCCGCATCCTGTGGGGCGTCATCTCGGACAAGATTCAGGGCCGGGCCATCCCGCTCTCGCTCGGCTTCCTGACGCTCGCGGTCGCGGCGCTGGTCCCGCTCTCGCGCTTCGGCTGGCCCTTCGTCGCGACGGCGTTCGCGGTGGGCTTCGGCTTCGGCGCGTGCTTCGTCCTCTACGCCGCGGCGGTGGCGCACGTCTTCGGCCCGGGCGAGGTGGGTCGGAGCTACCCGCTGGTCTTCCTCTCGTACGGGATATCCGGGACGCTGGGGCCGACGTTCGGCGGCCGCCTGTTCGACGTCACCGGCGGCTATACCACGGCGCTGGTGGTGGCGGCGGCGCTGGCCGCGGCGGGCGCGCTGGCGTACTTGATATTCAGCCGAAAATTGTTCCGCGCGTAA
- a CDS encoding SIMPL domain-containing protein codes for MKKSVLIPALCIYVLLAASAAAETFTFTIPDVYLKGGDAAKEPVLLEVTGTGRVKAVPDQVVISARIYTEAKKAGEAFDENQFRMGFLMDLLIAQGVPREKIATESLYINPVYKKDSSKVDHYVVDRRIKIFQDDMDRISAVLDALVDSQVDEIGSIQFVVKDLEQKYEEALEEAAADARRTAKMLTAGLGAKVVGLKAMSYDYGGGPISELSRTSSFDMGGGMDGYNQMIVPREVTTTVNVRATYEILYLGEAG; via the coding sequence GTGAAAAAATCAGTCTTAATCCCCGCGTTGTGCATTTACGTGCTGCTGGCCGCTTCCGCGGCCGCGGAGACGTTCACCTTCACCATACCCGACGTCTACCTTAAAGGCGGCGACGCGGCGAAGGAGCCCGTGCTGTTGGAAGTTACGGGCACCGGCCGCGTCAAGGCGGTCCCGGACCAGGTGGTAATATCCGCTCGCATCTACACCGAGGCCAAGAAGGCCGGCGAGGCCTTCGACGAGAACCAGTTCCGGATGGGGTTCCTGATGGATTTGTTGATCGCCCAGGGCGTACCGCGCGAGAAGATCGCCACCGAGTCGCTGTACATCAATCCCGTGTATAAAAAGGATTCGTCGAAGGTGGACCACTACGTCGTCGACCGCCGCATTAAGATCTTCCAGGACGATATGGACCGGATAAGCGCGGTCCTCGACGCGTTGGTCGACTCGCAGGTGGACGAAATAGGCAGCATCCAGTTCGTCGTGAAAGACCTCGAGCAAAAGTACGAGGAGGCGCTGGAGGAGGCGGCGGCGGACGCCCGGCGAACCGCCAAGATGTTGACCGCGGGGCTGGGGGCCAAGGTCGTGGGCCTCAAGGCCATGAGCTACGACTACGGCGGCGGCCCTATTAGCGAGCTGTCGCGGACGTCGTCGTTCGACATGGGCGGCGGTATGGACGGATACAACCAGATGATCGTCCCGCGCGAGGTAACGACGACGGTGAACGTCCGCGCGACGTACGAGATATTGTACCTGGGCGAAGCCGGCTAG
- a CDS encoding DUF481 domain-containing protein translates to MYKSFVTLLITCAGLAAAAACAARAGEKALEARATLSYHGTGGNTKNHGATADGEAEYARGRWLIDGGGSYAVSASGGKKSGESARLTAGAKYFLTAAERLYGRYKAEWRRNVFSGFEHRLYNFAGPGVYLIKTDPQELSVEGGPSYINERYRDDSEKTAASFAAAHVGVDYQVFLNGTTEIDAAVVWDMNLKDTSDQLLTGSAALRVALASWLALAATEYIDWDNVPPEGYGQLDVTTTLGFSVRN, encoded by the coding sequence GTGTACAAGTCTTTCGTAACGTTGCTTATAACTTGCGCCGGCCTGGCCGCGGCGGCGGCGTGCGCGGCGCGCGCCGGCGAGAAGGCGCTCGAGGCCCGGGCGACGCTCTCGTACCACGGGACCGGCGGGAATACCAAGAACCACGGGGCGACCGCCGACGGCGAAGCGGAGTACGCTCGCGGCCGGTGGTTAATCGACGGCGGCGGCAGCTACGCGGTGTCGGCGTCCGGCGGTAAAAAGAGCGGCGAAAGCGCGAGGCTCACCGCCGGGGCGAAATACTTCCTGACGGCCGCCGAAAGGCTCTACGGCCGGTACAAGGCCGAATGGCGACGGAACGTCTTCTCCGGCTTCGAGCACCGCCTGTACAACTTCGCCGGCCCGGGCGTATACCTGATAAAAACCGACCCGCAGGAGTTGAGCGTCGAGGGCGGCCCGAGCTATATCAACGAGCGTTATCGCGACGACAGCGAAAAAACGGCGGCGTCTTTCGCCGCGGCGCACGTGGGCGTCGATTACCAGGTATTCCTCAACGGCACGACCGAGATAGACGCGGCGGTCGTTTGGGACATGAACTTGAAGGACACGTCCGACCAGCTGCTGACGGGCAGCGCGGCCTTGCGGGTGGCGCTCGCGAGCTGGCTGGCCCTGGCGGCGACCGAATATATCGACTGGGACAACGTCCCGCCGGAGGGCTACGGCCAGCTCGACGTAACGACGACCCTCGGCTTCAGCGTCCGCAACTAA
- a CDS encoding MarC family protein, translated as MFGDLPVLIIKTFFGFFAIMNPFANTPIYVGLVESFPEPQKRTVARRSVLTAFVVVAVFCVAGKFIFELFGLTLPAFRIAGGILIFWVGFELLQGRFSKMQTPSAEGRKSSRDSAVRVALTPLAIPVLAGPGTIATAMNFAAGGSLLPVATTVATFGVMCLVTYLFFVYGREFIEFLGAGVVKIISRLMGLILAVIGTEMVILGVQGAFEIVK; from the coding sequence ATGTTCGGTGATTTGCCCGTACTTATAATCAAAACCTTCTTCGGCTTCTTCGCCATAATGAACCCGTTTGCGAACACGCCCATATACGTGGGCCTGGTCGAGAGCTTCCCCGAACCGCAGAAGAGAACCGTCGCGCGAAGGTCCGTCTTGACGGCCTTCGTCGTCGTCGCCGTTTTTTGCGTGGCGGGCAAGTTCATCTTCGAACTCTTCGGCCTAACGCTGCCGGCCTTCCGCATAGCCGGCGGAATCCTCATCTTCTGGGTCGGCTTCGAGCTGCTTCAAGGCCGGTTCTCCAAGATGCAAACGCCGTCGGCGGAAGGCCGGAAATCCTCGCGCGACTCCGCGGTACGCGTCGCGCTAACGCCGTTGGCGATACCCGTCCTGGCGGGGCCCGGCACCATCGCCACCGCCATGAACTTCGCCGCCGGCGGCTCTTTATTGCCGGTCGCGACGACGGTAGCCACCTTCGGCGTTATGTGCCTGGTGACGTATTTATTCTTCGTCTACGGCCGGGAGTTCATCGAGTTCCTGGGCGCGGGCGTGGTGAAAATTATCAGCCGACTGATGGGGCTCATCCTGGCGGTGATAGGGACCGAGATGGTTATTCTGGGCGTGCAGGGCGCGTTCGAAATAGTGAAATGA
- a CDS encoding DUF481 domain-containing protein, whose protein sequence is MRKAYVLILLIVLSQAAAASDDEKPFRGGATLSYHGTGGNTSTHGLATGGDSEYAYGKFMFDGGGDYSFNASGGEKKAERAKLFAGAKFFFTGGDRLYARYKARWLRNTFSGFEYRLSNFAGLGVYLFREKSRQFAAGALLGYIRERYTPDVAEPPAGFPAVCVGCDCKMPFGDVYEFDASVTWDVSLEDAADRVLTADLRFGVVAKDWLVFTVAEQVEWDSVTPEGYAQQDLVTTVGFAIRTP, encoded by the coding sequence GTGAGGAAAGCCTACGTACTGATTCTCCTAATAGTTTTAAGCCAGGCCGCGGCCGCGTCCGACGACGAGAAGCCCTTTCGGGGCGGCGCGACGCTATCGTACCACGGGACCGGCGGGAATACCAGTACCCACGGCCTTGCGACCGGCGGAGATTCGGAGTACGCGTACGGGAAGTTCATGTTCGACGGCGGCGGCGACTACTCTTTTAACGCGTCGGGCGGTGAGAAGAAAGCCGAAAGGGCCAAACTTTTCGCCGGCGCCAAGTTTTTCTTTACCGGCGGCGACAGGCTCTACGCGCGATACAAAGCGCGATGGTTACGGAACACGTTCTCGGGCTTCGAATATCGGCTGTCAAATTTCGCCGGTTTGGGGGTATACCTGTTTCGAGAAAAATCGCGGCAATTCGCCGCGGGAGCTTTATTGGGTTATATTCGAGAACGTTACACCCCGGACGTCGCCGAACCTCCCGCGGGCTTCCCGGCGGTGTGCGTGGGTTGCGACTGTAAGATGCCCTTCGGCGACGTTTACGAGTTCGACGCCTCGGTCACGTGGGACGTAAGCCTGGAAGACGCCGCCGATCGAGTGTTGACGGCCGACTTGCGTTTCGGCGTGGTCGCCAAGGATTGGTTGGTTTTCACCGTAGCGGAGCAAGTGGAATGGGATAGCGTAACGCCCGAGGGCTACGCCCAGCAAGACCTGGTTACGACCGTGGGTTTTGCGATCCGCACTCCTTGA
- a CDS encoding DMT family transporter produces the protein MGETFALLTAVVWAFAVILFKKSGESVHPIGLNLFKDLFALVLFLPTMWLFGETLWRDAPAWEYALLLASGALGIGLGDTFFFKSLNLLGAGLTAIVDCLYSPFIIGLSLLFLAERLSVLQGIGAALVVAAVLAASLQWGKGLLSRRDLAWGITYGVLGLASMAVGIVMIKPLLERSPLLWATEVRVAGGVAALAIILLFHRRRRAIVSSVISTRRWRYMVGGSFMGAYLSMALWLAGMKYAQASVAAALNQTANVFIFVFAALLLREPITRRRTLGIVLGFAGAALVSFG, from the coding sequence ATCGGCGAAACCTTCGCGCTGCTGACGGCGGTGGTGTGGGCTTTCGCCGTCATATTATTCAAGAAGAGCGGCGAGTCGGTACACCCCATCGGCCTCAACCTCTTCAAGGACCTGTTCGCGCTCGTCCTGTTCCTCCCCACGATGTGGCTCTTCGGCGAGACGCTGTGGCGGGACGCGCCGGCGTGGGAGTACGCGCTGCTGCTGGCCAGCGGCGCGCTGGGCATCGGCCTGGGGGACACCTTCTTCTTCAAGAGCTTGAACCTATTGGGCGCGGGCCTCACGGCCATCGTGGACTGCCTCTACAGCCCCTTCATCATCGGCCTTTCGCTCCTCTTCCTGGCGGAGAGGCTGAGCGTATTGCAGGGCATCGGCGCGGCGCTGGTCGTGGCCGCGGTCCTGGCGGCCTCGCTCCAGTGGGGAAAAGGATTGCTAAGCCGGCGCGACCTGGCGTGGGGAATTACCTACGGCGTCCTGGGCCTCGCCTCTATGGCGGTGGGCATCGTGATGATTAAGCCGCTGCTCGAGCGCTCGCCGCTGCTGTGGGCGACGGAGGTCCGGGTCGCCGGCGGCGTCGCGGCGCTGGCGATAATACTTCTCTTCCACCGGCGGCGGCGCGCCATCGTGTCGTCGGTGATCTCGACGCGGCGTTGGCGCTATATGGTGGGCGGCTCGTTTATGGGGGCGTACCTCTCGATGGCGCTGTGGCTGGCCGGGATGAAGTACGCCCAGGCGTCCGTCGCCGCCGCGCTGAACCAGACGGCCAACGTCTTCATCTTCGTCTTCGCCGCGCTGCTTTTGCGCGAGCCGATCACGCGCCGGCGGACGCTCGGCATCGTCCTGGGCTTCGCGGGCGCGGCGCTGGTGTCCTTCGGGTGA
- a CDS encoding VOC family protein has translation MSEKATPEINVRFVYDFCNDLGAMRRFYTELLGLDEAGYSEEQRYLCYQSEGFRLMFFRPGAEVEVLEEWADQPGYEGGTSYVTSWSVEVPEGKFADAVERLRAAGVECFSQNPTWCVDSYWGLTVKDPMGRTVEVYTIPKSRPASTTWPGK, from the coding sequence GTGAGCGAAAAAGCTACGCCCGAAATCAATGTCCGCTTCGTATACGATTTCTGTAACGACCTCGGCGCGATGCGCCGCTTTTATACCGAGTTGCTCGGCCTTGACGAGGCCGGCTACAGCGAGGAACAACGCTACCTCTGCTACCAGAGCGAGGGCTTCCGACTTATGTTCTTCCGGCCCGGCGCGGAGGTCGAGGTGCTCGAGGAGTGGGCGGACCAACCCGGCTACGAGGGCGGAACGTCGTACGTTACGTCGTGGTCGGTCGAAGTCCCGGAGGGAAAGTTCGCGGACGCCGTCGAACGGCTTCGGGCGGCGGGCGTAGAGTGCTTCTCCCAAAACCCGACGTGGTGCGTCGACAGCTACTGGGGCCTCACCGTCAAGGACCCGATGGGGCGCACGGTCGAGGTGTATACCATCCCGAAAAGCCGGCCGGCCTCGACCACCTGGCCCGGCAAATGA
- a CDS encoding radical SAM protein has protein sequence MNKIAFGPIPSRRLGRSLGINNIPPKTCTYSCVYCQVGRTTAMALERRAFFAPEDVFEAVKAKVEAARRHGEGVDYLTFVPDGEPTLDVNLARELELLRPLGVNVAVITNSSLLGREDVRADLARADWVSVKVDAVDEEAWRRVNRPHGGLRLGAVLDGISAFAKTFAGTLVTETMLVRDVNDGAEQMREVAGFVAGLGPAVAYLSVPTRPPAEGTVRPPDEEAVARAYDAFVSRGLPTELLIGYPGDAFAFTGNVEDDLLSITAVHPMREEAVAELLAKAGASPAVVGKLVADGTLAEVEFGGKKFYVRTFRAAGGGGEEEG, from the coding sequence GTGAATAAGATAGCTTTCGGGCCCATCCCGTCGCGGCGCCTGGGCCGCAGCCTGGGCATAAACAACATACCACCCAAAACGTGCACCTACTCGTGCGTTTACTGCCAGGTGGGGCGGACGACGGCGATGGCGCTCGAGCGCCGCGCGTTCTTCGCGCCGGAGGACGTCTTCGAAGCGGTCAAGGCCAAGGTCGAGGCGGCGCGGCGGCACGGCGAAGGCGTCGACTACCTCACGTTCGTGCCCGACGGCGAGCCGACGCTCGACGTCAACCTGGCCCGCGAGCTCGAGCTCCTCCGGCCGCTGGGCGTCAACGTAGCCGTGATAACGAATTCCTCGCTGCTGGGACGCGAGGACGTGCGGGCGGACCTCGCCCGGGCGGACTGGGTGTCGGTCAAGGTGGACGCCGTCGACGAAGAGGCGTGGCGGCGCGTCAACCGGCCGCACGGCGGCCTCCGGCTCGGCGCGGTACTGGACGGCATATCCGCGTTCGCGAAAACGTTCGCGGGCACGCTCGTCACCGAGACGATGTTGGTGCGGGACGTGAACGACGGCGCGGAGCAAATGCGGGAAGTAGCCGGCTTCGTGGCGGGGCTCGGGCCGGCCGTCGCGTACCTATCGGTCCCGACGCGGCCGCCGGCGGAGGGGACGGTCCGGCCTCCCGACGAGGAGGCCGTCGCCCGGGCGTACGACGCCTTCGTGTCCCGGGGCCTGCCGACGGAACTGCTCATCGGTTATCCCGGCGACGCCTTCGCCTTCACCGGCAACGTCGAGGACGACCTGTTGAGCATAACCGCGGTCCACCCGATGAGGGAGGAGGCGGTGGCGGAGCTTTTGGCCAAGGCGGGCGCTTCGCCCGCGGTCGTAGGAAAACTCGTGGCCGACGGAACGCTGGCCGAAGTCGAATTCGGCGGGAAAAAGTTCTACGTGCGTACGTTCCGGGCGGCCGGCGGAGGCGGAGAGGAGGAAGGTTAA